Proteins encoded within one genomic window of Aspergillus nidulans FGSC A4 chromosome VII:
- a CDS encoding protein-histidine N-methyltransferase (transcript_id=CADANIAT00008058), translated as MASKFSFGFSGDDIDIDLDENELDDATESGHQDAGTASTLPELVKAQKHEIDEWLSMLPSQISYNTCTISPFQEKGLGQGASASTDIGANTVTVARRDVFDIRAQLMVEDSAEEQNGELIAGLEKGDITPNFYEGGFKTWECSIDLAGLVVGEGVGLEDEGEDRHVIELGSGTAVPSLAVFAQLLARTETDGTTSKPAEKKKQTHFTFADYNSAVLRLVTVPNLLLTWNHFTTHRKSAQPSDGQSEDKAESQEEMLDITPDLVERFQSDLAHRGITVSFISGAWSPSFVELVFSSPELAGYRTLILASETIYSPASLAAFSETLLMLLRRSSQSNHASRALVAAKKVYFGVGGGVDEFLTILRSVADGNVDVGERMDVKSAGVGRTILEVSAST; from the exons ATGGCCTCCAAATTCAGTTTTGGCTTCTCTGGCGACGATATCGATATCGATCTTGACGAGAATGAGCTTGATGATGCCACAGAGAGTGGCCACCAGGATGCTGGCACAGCATCTACGCTCCCAGAGCTTGTGAAAGCTCAAAAACATGAAATTGATGAGTGG CTCTCCATGCTCCCATCACAGATATCGTACAATACGTGCACTATCTCTCCCTTTCAGGAGAAGGGCCTGGGGCAAGGTGCAAGCGCAAGTACAGATATAGGAGCAAATACTGTTACTGTCGCACGCAGGGACGTCTTCGATATTCGCGCCCAGCTAATGGTGGAGGATAGTGCTGAGGAGCAGAACGGCGAGTTGATCGCCGGACTTGAGAAGGGTGACATCACGCCTAATTTCTACGAGGGCGGGTTTAAGACGTGGGAGTGCTCTATTGATTTGGCTGGGCTGGTTGTTGGCGAGGGAGTGGGACTGGAggatgagggtgaggataGACATGTTATTGAG CTTGGTTCAGGGACCGCGGTTCCCTCGCTGGCGGTATTTGCTCAGTTGCTCGCTCGGACGGAGACAGACGGGACAACATCAAAgccagcagagaagaaaaaacaaaCTCACTTTACATTTGCAGACTATAACTCCGCTGTTCTACGTCTGGTGACTGTACCGAATCTACTTTTAACATGGAATCACTTTACCACGCACCGCAAGTCGGCTCAACCGTCCGATGGCCAGTCAGAGGACAAAGCAGAGAGTCAAGAAGAGATGCTAGACATAACACCCGACCTTGTTGAACGCTTTCAATCTGACCTCGCGCACAGAGGAATTACTGTCTCTTTCATCTCAGGCGCCTGGTCACCGTCATTCGTGGAGCTGGTGTTTTCGTCACCGGAACTGGCGGGTTATAGGACGCTTATTCTTGCAAGTGAGACGATTTACTCGCCTGCTTCATTAGCCGCTTTCTCGGAAacgttgttgatgttgctgcgCCGTTCTTCGCAGAGTAATCATGCGAGTAGGGCGCTTGTGGCCGCGAAGAAGGTCTACTTTGGTGTTGGAGGGGGCGTCGATGAGTTTCTGACTATTTTGAGGAGTGTAGCTGATGggaatgttgatgttggagAGCGGATGGACGTCAAATCTGCTGGAGTGGGAAGGACAATCCTGGAGGTTAGCGCGAGTACTTAG
- a CDS encoding cystathionine gamma-lyase CYS3 (transcript_id=CADANIAT00008059): protein MTMMAGHPDLPSNGQNGDSNTHQQRQFATLAVHAGAPHDPTTGAVIAPISLSTTFAQESVGKPVGLYEYTRSSNPNRDNFEEAVASLEHAKYALAFSSGSATTATILHSLAPGSHVVSVSDVYGGTHRYFTKVAAAHGVNVSFSSCLELDVEKLIRPNETKLVWIETPSNPTLALVDIRKVAAVAHRHGVLVVVDNTFMSPYVQNPLDHGADVVIHSVTKYINGHSDVLMGVAAFNSDELKERFTFLQNAIGAVPSPFDCWLAHRGLKTLHLRAREATANATAVALALESSPHVISVNYPGLNSHPNREIAVKQHRKGMGGGMLSFRIKGGHKAAHLFCEYTKIFTLAESLGGVESLCEVPSSMTHAGIPKEEREAAGVYDDLVRMSCGIEDVEDLTADTMQALERAVAASQALENGSA from the exons atgacgatgatggcgggACATCCAGATCTCCCCTCCAACGGCCAGAACGGCGACTCGAACACACATCAGCAGCGCCAATTTGCGACTCTGGCCGTCCATGCTGGAGCTCCTCACGATCCCACCACTGGAGCTGTTATCGCACCG ATATCCCTGTCTACAACGTTCGCACAGGAAAGTGTTGGTAAGCCGGTAGGGCTGTACGAATACACTCGAAGCTCGAATCCCAATCG AGACAATTTTGAAGAGGCGGTTGCTTCGCTCGAGCACGCGAAATATGCACTAGCATTCTCCTCCGGATCTGCGACGACGGCAACCATTCTCCACTCGTTAGCTCCTGGCTCGCATGTCGTTTCCGTCTCAGATGTATATGGAGGAACACACAGATATTTCACCAAGGTTGCCGCGGCACATGGCGTCAATGTGTCATTCTCCTCGTGCTTGGAATTGGACGTGGAGAAGCTGATCCGGCCAAACGAGACTAAACTTGTCTGGATTGAGACTCCTTCGAACCCTACCCTAGCGCTGGTTGATATCCGCAAAGTTGCCGCGGTTGCGCATCGCCATGGCGTTCTGGTTGTGGTCGATAATACCTTCATGAGCCCTTACGTTCAGAATCCATTGGATCACGGTGCTGATGTGGTGATTCACTCCGTTACGAAGTACATTAACGGCCATTCC GATGTTCTGATGGGTGTTGCAGCCTTCAATTCGGACGAATTGAAAGAGCGCTTTACGTTCCTCCAGAATGCCATTGGGGCTGTACCATCTCCATTCGATTGCTGGCTGGCTCACCGTGGTCTCAAAACACTGCATTTGCGTGCGCGAGAAGCCACAGCCAACGCCACGGCTGTTGCTCTAGCACTCGAATCTTCACCTCACGTCATATCTGTGAATTACCCTGGACTCAACTCTCATCCGAACCGTGAAATCGCCGTCAAGCAGCATCGCAAGGGCATGGGAGGCGGCATGCTGAGTTTCCGGATCAAGGGAGGTCACAAGGCCGCCCATCTGTTCTGTGAATATACCAAGATCTTCACACTTGCAGAGAGCTTAGGTGGTGTAGAGAGTCTCTGCGAAGTTCCTTCAAGCATGACCCATGCTGGAATTCCCAAAGAAGAGCGAGAAGCTGCTGGTGTTTACGATGACTTGGTCCGCATGAGCTGCGGAATTGAAGATGTTGAGGACCTGACGGCTGATACAATGCAGGCACTTGAGAGGGCTGTGGCTGCAAGCCAGGCGCTGGAGAACGGAAGTGCTTGA
- a CDS encoding DNA-directed RNA polymerase III subunit RPC25 (transcript_id=CADANIAT00008060), translated as MFILTTISDLIQISPEDFSKYSSVAIEDNINEKYANKVIQKIGLCIGFYDLLESSDGLIGHGTGLVNVNVKFRLIVFRPFRGEIVLGKISSATENGIKIGVEFFNDILVPPDLLLDGARFDYQDQVWIWENEEGTFYFDVGEVVRFRVEMEEWHDQIPNAPDLGDGAPIDRKPPYSIIRGRTLSSPSGSYIRAILMYGLGYRRNEIGQ; from the exons ATGTTTATCCTT ACCACCATCTCAGATCTTATTCAGATTTCCCCAGAGGATTTTTCAAAATATAGTTCCGTTGCCATCGAGGACAACATTAATGAAAAGTACGCCAACAAA GTCATTCAGAAGATTGGGCTCTGTATTGGTTTCTATGATCTCTTAGAGTCATCAGATGGTCTGATCGGCCATGGCACTGGGCTCGTCAATGTGAACG TGAAGTTCCGGCTTATTGTGTTTCGCCCATTTAGGGGGGAGATTGTGCTGGGCAAGATCTCAAGCGCTACTGAAAATGGCATAAAAA TCGGCGTAGAATTTTTCAACGACATCTTGGTACCTCCAGACCTCCTTCTGGATGGCGCTAGATT TGATTACCAGGACCAGGTTTGGATCTGGGAAAACGAAGAAGGGACGTTCTACTTCGATGTAGGAGAAGTTGTCCGCTTCCGCGTTGAAATGGAAGAATGGCATGACCAGATTCCCAATGCTCCTGATCTTGGAGATGGCGCTCCAATTGACCGCAAGCCTCCGTATTCTATTATT CGAGGTAGAACACTCAGCTCTCCCTCGGGTTCCTACATACG TGCGATTTTGATGTATGGCCTCGGTTATCGCCGGAACGAGATTGGACAGTAG
- a CDS encoding CCCH zinc finger protein (transcript_id=CADANIAT00008061), with product MNPQGFSFPPPPPPPPTQHPPQQQYAHNNAFTPYGQNHHGQRGGRGGGQFRGRGRGYGNRGRGGHFMSSDANHSGGYAAAHAGYAPMTHSGYPAQHMPNQQTGIPTPHYTQSSSQAFSNAVTGSTFASTSHYPQPAVNGTAYQHQSSYGTTYATPTQQSPPYTQTHPAHQNATPSVQPTMMGPPIRWGFEGTGHSGSFPGLQRPSQRGPRQNNTYNNQSSPGKHANKRDHTSAFGKPQSTAPRFPAPPPVPSFGNPLPLKPPTPVDSQRKPKKKKRKHNQLGLTPKTEEHESSEEEDDADEETRLASGGPGTGVALQITYKGRTSNLQTSADIAAWIAERKKRFPTQAKIEEKKKAMEEAKKAKKAREEAQRQQREARKSAATRAKDQEKKEQTRVALDPADAAAKAKMKAEKLRRKLLKEEKRIAQAEADAERARKMDGVQEDSVPTEREADQPEKKDSAANEQAVGDLASDASDDSDWTSSSGSDLSSSDSDESSDDDDDDSAPEQATSRREGPERVAPPARDEKKRICRHFARNGRCPRGKTCKFAHEKPDRGTKAQPVENKGRKGLLEALLDRQKEDENRKLMETIIWLGENGLLDEPAAQQDVFSTDPTRQTDESTGPLDASDIQLGNVSTSGSVGEQCHPSEGTARV from the exons ATGAACCCTCAGGGATTctccttccctccccctccacctccgcctcctACACAACATCCGCCGCAACAACAATACGCTCATAACAATGCGTTCACGCCGTATGGGCAGAATCACCATGGTCAACGGGGTGGCCGCGGGGGTGGCCAATTCAGGGGCCGTGGGAGAGGCTACGGGAATAGAGGTAGAGGAGGTCATTTCATGAGCTCCGATGCCAATCACTCTGGCGGCTACGCGGCAGCTCATGCTGGATATGCGCCCATGACACACTCAGGGTACCCAGCTCAACATATGCCAAATCAACAAACAGGCATTCCGACGCCGCATTATACGCAGTCGTCTTCGCAGGCTTTTTCGAATGCCGTGACTGGGAGTACATTCGCCTCTACGTCGCATTATCCGCAACCTGCCGTTAATGGCACGGCTTATCAGCATCAATCAAGCTATGGTACTACATATGCAACACCTACACAACAATCCCCTCCATACACTCAAACacatcctgctcatcaaaaTGCTACGCCATCGGTGCAGCCGACAATGATGGGCCCTCCTATCCGCTGGGGTTTCGAGGGCACAGGACATTCAGGCTCATTTCCAGGATTGCAGCGTCCCAGCCAACGGGGACCGCGTCAGAACAACACCTATAATAATCAGAGCTCTCCCGGCAAACATGCGAACAAGCGCGACCACACGTCAGCATTTGGCAAGCCTCAGTCGACAGCTCCACGATTCCCGGCGCCACCTCCGGTCCCTAGTTTCGGTAATCCTCTGCCTTTGAAACCGCCTACGCCGGTTGATTCGCAACGGAAacccaagaagaagaagcggaagcatAACCAGCTAGGGTTAACCCCGAAGACTGAGGAGCACGAGTccagtgaggaggaagatgacgcCGATGAGGAAACCAGGTTGGCATCCGGTGGCCCAGGCACTGGGGTAGCATTGCAAATCACGTACAAAGGACGAACATCAAATCTGCAGACATCTGCAGATATCGCAGCTTGGATCGCAGAGCGCAAGAAGCGTTTCCCTACCCAAGCGAAaattgaagagaaaaagaaagctatggaggaagcaaagaaggcgaagaaagccagagaagaagctcaacgGCAGCAGAGGGAAGCTCGCAAGTCAGCGGCTACCCGTGCAAAGgaccaagaaaagaaagagcagaCTCGAGTCGCCCTGGATCCCGCCGATGCAGCCGCGAAAGCCAAAATGAAGGCCGAGAAGTTACGACGGAAGCtattgaaggaggagaaacgGATAGCGCAGGCAGAGGCTGATGCTGAGCGCGCTCGCAAAATGGACGGGGTCCAAGAAGATTCAGTGCCGACTGAACGAGAAGCCGATCAACCTGAAAAGAAAGATTCCGCAGCTAACGAACAAGCCGTTGGCGATTTGGCGTCCGACGCGTCTGACGATAGCGACTGGACTTCCTCAAGCGGGTCTGATCTGTCATCCTCTGATTCTGATGAAAGTagcgatgacgatgacgacgattcTGCGCCGGAGCAAGCAACATCACGTCGGGAGGGACCCGAACGGGTCGCGCCGCCGGCGCGCGACGAGAAGAAGCGTATCTGTCGGCATTTTGCCCGCAACGGCCGTTGTCCTCGAGGCAAGACCTGCAAGTTTGCTCACGAGAAGCCTGACCGTGGGACCAAAGCACAACCAGTCGAGAACAAGGGACGAAAAGGACTCCTTGAAGCG CTCCTCGACCgccagaaagaagacgagaacCGGAAACTGATGGAGACGATTATATGGCTAGGAGAGAACGGGCTGCTCGACGAACCGGCGGCTCAACAAGACGTTTTTTCAACTGATCCGACCCGTCAGACTGATGAGTCCACGGGGCCGCTCGATGCGAGCGACATCCAGTTGGGCAACGTCTCCACCTCTGGCTCTGTGGGCGAGCAATGCCATCCTTCGGAAGGAACGGCGCGTGTATGA
- a CDS encoding GPI anchored serine-threonine rich family protein (transcript_id=CADANIAT00008062), with product MRSVFFFALSAVATLVAARENAFNIPKNGYSFTAGEATTLSWEPSTEGTVTLKLQHGEVLTSDSGTTIASSIPNSGSFTWSVPSDIEDYSDYTIEIISDSDPDATNYLPRFSVEGAEEVTTTSSTTSTETTTTTTTTETSSTTTETTLTTTTTTTTESTTSPTPTSTTETPSKTPASATSTESSSTSTSSESATDTPTSVPNVNGEDGDNAGMSNRVSGGLLVLALGVAALV from the exons ATGCGTTCCGTATTCTTCTTCGCACTCAGCGCTGTCGCTACTCTGGTCGCCGCGCGCGAAAAcgccttcaacatccccaaAAATGGATATTCATTCACTGCTGGCGAGGCCACCACCCTGAGCTGGGAACCCAGCACTGAAGGAACCGTGACTCTCAAACTTCAGCACGGCGAGGTCTTGACTTCCGATTCTGGCACCACCATTGCTT CTTCCATTCCTAACTCCGGAAGCTTCACCTGGAGCGTGCCTTCTGATATCGAGGATTACTCTGACTACACCATCGAAATCATCAGTGACTCTGACCCGGACGCCACCAACTATCTCCCCCGTTTCTCTGTTGAGGGCGCCGAGGAAGTGACCACTACTTCGTCTACGACCAGCACTGagacgacgacgaccaccaccaccacggAGACCTCTAGCACTACCACAGAGACCACCCtgaccaccaccactactACCACTACTGAGTCGACTACCTCCCCGACTCCGACTTCCACCACCGAGACCCCTAGCAAGACCCCCGCCAGCGCTACCTCTACTGAGtcttccagcaccagcacctcgTCGGAGTCTGCCACTGACACCCCTACCTCGGTTCCTAACGTGAACGGTGAGGATGGTGACAACGCGGGCATGTCCAACCGCGTTTCCGGTGGCCTGTTGGTGCTTGCGCTTGGTGTTGCTGCTCTCGTCTAA
- a CDS encoding uncharacterized protein (transcript_id=CADANIAT00008063) has translation MAKLDQDKTCHLHHAADVTRALIEGLVKMDQVHACRGQVTAANLDQTRSWTVRIQDTDSLNEMEVMTPRLILCTGSSPTKTPIPVDAHGIQRLDLDVVLKPSELASALPQNQPTTVAVVGASHSAVLALLNLYDLARTSHSHLRIKWFTRHPLRYAEYMDGWILRDNTGLKGRAADFARQQLEDSVLPTSEAGRYITKIDCAGGQSKETAQYQRHLPSCTHITQAIGYTRDPLPELSINRSPLSPDDLQWDSSFGGFTDRHGRVIPGLHGAGIAFPERVVDPYGNVEHAVGFFKFMKFLKRVTPQWAATA, from the exons ATGGCGAAGCTCGATCAGGACAAAACCTGTCATCTCCACCATGCGGCAGATGTTACTAGAGCTTTGATTGAAGGCCTCGTAAAGATGGACCAGGTGCATGCCTGCCGCGGCCAAGTTACCGCAGCCAATCTAGATCAA ACACGTTCATGGACAGTACGGATTCAAGATACGGACTCTCTGAATGAAatggaagtcatgacgcccCGATTGATTCTCTGCACCGGGTCGTCTCCGACAAAAACTCCTATTCCAGTTGATGCACACGGCATTCAGAGACTCGACCTAGACGTAGTGCTGAAACCAAGCGAGCTAGCTTCAGCCCTTCCTCAGAACCAGCCAACGACCGTCGCAGTAGTGGGCGCATCTCACAGCGCCGTCCTAGCCCTACTCAATCTCTACGACTTGGCTCGTACTTCTCACTCACATCTCCGCATCAAGTGGTTCACCcgccatcctcttcggtaTGCCGAGTACATGGACGGCTGGATCCTTCGCGACAACACAGGTCTCAAGGGCCGTGCTGCCGACTTTGCCCGCCAACAGCTAGAAGACAGTGTGCTGCCGACATCAGAAGCAGGCCGATACATCACCAAGATTGACTGCGCCGGTGGCCAGAGTAAGGAAACAGCGCAATATCAACGCCATCTCCCTTCCTGCACACACATCACCCAGGCTATCGGGTACACCCGTGATCCGCTTCCGGAGCTTTCGATCAACAGATCCCCACTTTCTCCAGATGACCTCCAGTGGGATTCGAGCTTCGGTGGCTTCACGGACCGCCACGGCCGAGTTATCCCCGGCCTGCATGGTGCGGGCATCGCGTTCCCTGAGCGTGTCGTCGACCCTTACGGTAATGTAGAGCATGCTGTGGGGTTCTTCAAGTTCATGAAATTCCTTAAACGTGTTACTCCGCAGTGGGCTGCTACGGCATAA
- a CDS encoding uncharacterized protein (transcript_id=CADANIAT00008064) gives MFVRLPFRGRHPMRPAPSRSNEPPEGETEYQQLENQFYPSISDALRVRHLLLWKVQPEGLPAEVVDMIVDAAEYWPSTKVKLDKARRIEKDVDQAVLCTSPLCYDEKSLDTPQPKLLPHRTVHPCRKIVFSILSHDQGGYTERHLAGPNNQSPYEHTCTWFDAEVIHQAHKPSQKSAINGKMNPTDMRPQHFGPNDPLLLPRNNALQRNRTRIYEAKRHNIIWHYLDDVAADSQEAEDIARETGRGRDTVGGKQVREMEIGDSIMIWARARFPGWRNYVDDVSVQVFWAV, from the exons ATGTTTGTTCGCCTTCCATTTAGGGGTCGACATCCTATGCGGCCTGCGCCGAGCAGGAGCAACGAACCACCAGAGGGAGAGACAGAATATCAACAACTAGAGAATCAGTTTTATCCTAGCATCTCTGATGCTCTCAGGGTCCGGCACCTTCTGCTCTGGAAGGTACAGCCAGAAGGGCTTCCAgcggaggtggtggacaTGATTGTGGACGCCGCTGAATACTGGCCGTCAACGAAGGTCAAGTTGGATAAAGCTAGAAGGATCGAAAAAGATGTGGACCAAGCGGTGCTTTGTACGAGCCCTCTTTGCTATGATGAGAAG AGTCTGGACACACCCCAACCTAAGCTCCTTCCGCACAGGACTGTTCACCCATGCCGAAAGATAGTCTTCTCAATTCTCTCTCATGATCAAGGTGGTTATACTGAACGTCATTTGGCTGGTCCAAATAACCAATCTCCCTATGAGCACACCTGCACCTGGTTTGACGCCGAGGTAATCCATCAAGCGCATAAGCCATCACAGAAGAGTGCCATAAATGGAAAGATGAACCCCACAGATATGAGGCCACAGCATTTTGGCCCCAATGAccctctgctgcttccaagGAATAATGCACTACAGCGCAACCGCACTCGAATATATGAAGCAAAACGGCATAATATTATCTGGCACTACCTAGATGACGTTGCGGCTGACTCTCaagaggcagaggatatCGCACGTGAGACAGGCAGAGGACGGGACACTGTGGGCGGGAAGCAGGTTCGGGAGATGGAAATCGGGGACTCTATAATGATATGGGCACGAGCACGATTTCCAGGATGGCGAAATTATGTGGATGATGTCTCGGTGCAGGTGTTTTGGGCTGTATAG